ATATTAGTAAAGCACTTATACCTTTTCTTAGTAATTTCATAATTATTATTCCTCCTTATACACATATATACAAAGTGAAATAGAGGGACAACGTATTAATTAACGCTGTCACCCATATTCCTAAACTATTACTATGATTATTCTACTATGTTTTCCATGAATCTCTTAAGCATGGAAGCTACCTCGCCTCTAGTAGCTGTACCTTGTGGTACAAGCATATTCTCAGTTGAACCACTGATAATTTTATTACTGACTGCCCACTTCATTGAATGGACTGCCCATTCTGATATCATATTATTATCAGGATAAGTTGAAATATCGCTAATTGAAGTAGTTTTATAACCTTTTAATTTTGCATAACGATACATCATAGTAGCTATTTGCTCACGAGTAATATTATCATTTGTCCCAAATGAATCATTTGAATAACCATTTACTATTTTACTATAAGTAGCCCATACTACAGAATCATAATAGGTTGAACCTATTTTTATATCCTTGAATAAGTTATCCTCTGTTACCTGTAGATCACCTGCCATTTTATAGATTACATTTACAAACATACCACGAGTCATATTTTCATTAGGTCTGAACATATTGTTTGATATATCATCTAATAACCCTTGTTCTACTACATATAATACTGAATCATAATACCAATCAGTGGTAAATACATCTTTAAAGCTTATCTTGTCTTTATCATAAACTATGGCAAAAGTTGAAAAATGATCTGTCTTGAATATCATACTTTCACATTCATCATCATAGTAGGCTCCTATCATTTTAGCCACCTTATTGTTATCATTAATATAGTAAACTGAAAGCTTGTTAATATCTTCATCTTCCTTTGGTATATAAGGTAAAGCTACTGTGACATCACCTACAAACTTAGTGATTATCTTATTATCTACTTTTATGTATAAGTTATATATAGGCTTATCACCAACTAATTCTTTATTTTTATTAGATAACTGTTCTTTATCCGTCTGCTCTACAATTATACTTACATTAGAACCACTTGATTCTATTATTGAGTTTAAAGCTTTATTAGAGATCTTTATTTCAGCAACATGTGATTTAGCAGTTAATCCAGCATCTGTATTCTTAGCCAAATCATCAATTATTGATTTAGCCAGTTTAACAACTACTTTATCTACATCTTTTTTAATTACTGGTTCAATAATCAATTCTTCAGCTTGATTCTTCTTAATATCCTCTATTGCATTTTTTGCTTGACTACCAGTTATAGTTAATGTTGCTGTATTACCTGAAATACTAACTTCAGGTTTTAATTTGATAAATTCTTCCTTTTCTTCTTCTGGCTCTTCTGTGTTACCCATTATTACAGAAGGTGAATCATTTTCTGAATCAAAAGCTCCAAGTTCTTTCAATCGTTCAATAGCTGCATTATAGTTGGTTACATCTGCAACAGTTATGTATAGTTTTTGTTCTGATGACAGTTTCTTGTATGCAGAATCAGCTGCCATCACTTCTGATTTATGCCTTAATTTTACTCTACCTGCTAGAGGAATTTTCTTAAGGAGTATTTTAACATTATAGGTTTCTCCATAGAATAATAACTGATTTTCTGCATCAATTAATCTACTTAGATTCGTTACTTTCTTCTTATCATTTGATGACAATTTGTTATAGTTACTTCTAGCTGCCTTAACTGCTTCCTCATAACTCTTATAATTAGATAGTTTTATTTTATTTTGTACAGGTAATCCTTCAATCAGCTTATTTACATAATTTGCTTTACTGTTATATACCCTTATAGTATATTTTGTTGCATCATACTCTCTTGCCTCTTCACCTTGCTTATTCATTGAAGGCCAGGAATTCTCACCTATACCTATATAAATGATATCACCATTTTTTACAGATAGGGTTTCGGTACGTTTATAATATGCCGAACTTGAATTATATTGATTCAAAAAAGTCTTAACCAAATAATTTTTATTATAGGCTGTTGGTGTAATCATTATATTTTTGGAATCACCATCAATCATCAGTCCATATTCAGTAGTATTTTTCTTGAAGGTTGGTGATAGTTTTCCTCCACTAATAGTAAGTGTTTTCAAGGATGTATCAGAATTTCCCCATGTACCTCCTAAGTCTTTACCAAGGTTTTGAGTAAACATTACTTTAATTTCATCCCCGTTTTCCAGACTATAATCTTTGTTGGAAGCTCCTGCTCTAAAAGATTGAAAACCTTCATTGACAAACCAGTCATTTAGTGTACCCATCCAGCCTGAACCTCTATCGCCTGAAAACTCACCCATACTTTTATCTCCTTTATTTATGGATGATATATAGGTAATACCGTAATTAGTACCACCTGTTCCTTCCCAGCTATATCCATTCACAGCTAATGCTTTCAGAACAACTGTCATCATGGTATCATTCTCACATAGATCATACCAACCGTTTATAATTGTTCCTTTAAAATCCCCACTGGGGAAAGTCTCATTTTCTATAGTTATCTTTACCTTTCCAATTACGTTTCCATAGTCAGGTAACTTAGTACCACAATTATCATCTTTCGTTGGAATAGCTGCCATTGCCGCAAGTGCCGCTCTACGAGCGGTTGCTACAGCAACTACATCAACAGCATTATTAATTGCTGTTATCCCATTATCTTTAGCCTGAGTAAGTCTAGTGAAATCATCATCCAAATAGTCTTCACTGTGATAATTTGAATAAGTCGCTATTACAGCATTTCTAGCAGCCTCTTTGGCATTATTTAACTTTGTTTCATCATCAATTGTAGGTTCGTCACCACCTATTGACCTTACAATTATAGTTACGTCGTGATGAGGCATTAAAAATTCTCCAAGGATGCTTTTATAGGGACTATGCATTTTATAAACACTTATATCATCTGAAAAACTCTCTACTACACATGTATCTCCTACAATGTTTCTTCCCTTGTATCGTAAACCTACCTTAATATTAGCTTTAACTTCTCCAACAATTTTTGTTGGTCTAGCAGAACTTATGATATTACCATCTACCATACAATATAAATGTTCATTAAATTGATTGAACTTATTGGTTTCATCAATGATAGTAAGTTTATATTTTTTAGATTCTGGTAAATTATTTCCATTATTAGAATCTGCGTATGCCTTTAATAGAGATTTAATATGTCTGTCCTCTAAAAAAGTGAATAACTTCTTCTGATATTCCGTCAAAACATTGTATTTAGAAAATAGTTCTTCTAATTTAGGTATATCTGATTGGCAGAGCCTGTTTTGATCCATTTCATCTATAGATGGCAGATATTTTAATACTTCCCGTATAGGTGTTATAACTGTTTTATGGTCTATGGATTCTATGCTTTTCATACCATTAACAGCTGTATCAAATGCTGTTTTTGCTTCGTATGGTGTTACTGAATTAGTAATTTTAGTGTTACCGTTTTCATAAAATCCAGAAAGCTCTTTCCATTTATTAGCGTCATAGTTAGTTTGTCTATAGGAATAATATGCTTCTTCTAGTTCAGTCAGCATTTTATCTTTAATTATCTTAGTTTCATTTTCAGTAGCTGGGTTTACATGTACAAGTATAGTATCTCCTGCTATAACTCCTGTAACAGTAACCTTTTTACTTTCAAGATTATTTGCTTCCTTATGATGAACACTTAATGAATGCCAACCTTCCTCGTAAAAAGTGTAATTACAGTTACCATTATCATCTGTAAAAGCAGTAGTTTCCTTATTTGCAGTAGTTATTTTATTCTTTTCTTCTACAGCAGAACTTACAAAAACCGTAGCTCCTGTAAAAGGCTCATCTTTTCCTGTATAATCACTAAGATTAGCAGCAACTGAGCTTACATTAAATGAAATTGCTTGTCCGGCTCTTGTCTCTACTACATTATTATTCATATTTTCATTAGTGATTTTTGACAGTCTAACATATGGAAGTACTTTGTATGCTTCATATCCCTCTAGATTAGCTCCACTTGAAGAACCATGCCTTGGTGCGTCTAAATATGCTACAACGACTTCATCCTTATCCTGTACTTTTATACTGCTTAATGGATATTGGGATGTACCTATTGAATCACCAAGATTCAAAGTAAATAATGCTGTTAAATCATGGCTTGGTGCATCAATCATAATTCCATTAATAAAAATTCCATAGTCCCCATGTATGTTAATACCATTAATCTGGTTGAAAACATCTTGTAAAGATGCGCCACTAGAGAGAGTTAAATTATAGATACCTGATTTTGTATCAAAAGCTTCTTTTTTTCTAGCAGCAGATGTATCTATTACCTTAAAAGATACATTTATTTTTTCTTTTGTTGATGTCAAACCATAACATGATTTCCAATAATCGTCGTAAACTTCTTTTAGTTTTTCATAAACAGGTATTCCTGTTGTACCATTAGGCTTTTCATTATTATCTAACCAATCCGTTGCTATGTTTCTTTGTTGTATGAATGTTACAAAGCTGTCTGAAGTATAATCAGATTCTATAAGTTCCTCTGGATTAAATTGATTTATTAAAGCTTTTAGGTTCTCATATTTTTCCCCCGCATCAATTAAATCGCTACCCGAAGGATCATTAGCATTTATTAATTTTTTTAGTCCTGTAATTGCTTTGTTTATTTTTTCAGTATTTGTATCAACTTCAGATTGATAAGTGTTTTTATTAATGTCAGTTGGCTTACCTTTATCTTCACCATCTTGAATGTAAAGAGAAGTAAGTACTGTTTTAGCATTGTTCAGTACGTTTTGATATGCTGACCATGACTTGGCTGTATATATGGATGAATCATTATATGTATTTTCTGCATTTTTTATAGCTTCGTATAGTAATGTTGGGTTAACATTAGTAATTGGAATTAAGCTATTAATTGCAGATTGAAGATTAGTAGTTGCTGTATCGACATTCTCTTGAGTAATACCCGCTATTAAATCATTTTCAGGATTATTATCAATAAACAGCTTACTTACATTAGCTAACTCAAGCTGTAGATTATTATAAAAGCCTTTTGATTTGTCGCTGGAATTTATCGTACTGGAATCATTTCCATTATATCTATCATCAATTGTATAGTATGTCTCGGAGGATACTAATCTTGCTTTGTTAATACAATCTTTTAAGATAGAATCATCAATTTTTGCAGTTGACGATTCACCTATCTGAACAAGAATTACTGCTTTTAATTTTACAGGTACTTTATATTCGTAAATGCATATTTCTTGATATTTTAAATTAGGGTCAAAACATATATCTGTATATTCTTCTTGTAATTTCTCTTGATCAATTGGAAATCCAGGTGTATATGATAAGCTAATTGTATATTCTAGTGTTTCTACATTAAAACAGTTTGTAATATAACGTCTTAACTGTCTGCTACTTACATTATTATATTTCAGAAAATTTTCACTTGAAATTCTTGCATTAGATTTAACACTATTACCTGTAATCTGTTTTCTTGCACCACGAGGTGCTAAAAAATGTGTATCAGTTGATAAACTATTAAATTTTACATTAATCGACTGTGTATCTTTTGGTACAGAAATAAAATATGCTCCTAATGAAGATGGCATATCTCCAGTTTCAGTAATTTTCGTCAATGTTAAAGAAGATTCCTGAGATAATGTAACTGATACTGGATTTAGTTCTTCAGCATTGGTATTTATAGCTACCATATTAAAGCATATAATTAATACAATTAAAAATGAGATGAAAGATATTTTATTATAGTATTTCATTAATATTCACCTACTAGTAGTTTTATTATTCAGTAAGGGACTCTAATGAGTCCCCTAAAACATTATTTTTATTTATACTTCTGGATAAACGAATTTAAATACTGTAATATAAGGAGATTCTGCACCATTTTGAGTAATGATTTGTACATATTTAATATCTCCTCTAGCTAAAGTTAATGATAACTCATATGGTGTAGTATCATCACAAGTTACTTTTGTTCCATTAACATATACATTATCAGCGATACTATAAAGTTCATATTCAACTATACCATCTTCTAATGTAACAGTCTGAGTACTCATATTACTTGTAGTAACAGTTAAATCAGTCATGTAGTCAATAACTGTTGGTAAACCTGTTACCGCTTCTCCATCACCTGTACCAGTAGCTTTTTTAATACCACAAACTTCAGTAGAGATTTCACCGAATATACCATTCATAGCTGCAGCCCCTGTATAAATACGTACAAAACGAATATTATCTAGATTAACAGGGTTTCCGTTTGCATCTACTGCCCAGCTGATATCAATAGGGTCTCCTCCGCCTGTCCCATTAATGTAAGTATTATAATTAAAAGTTGAAGTAATTGCAGCTACTCCATATGGATTATATGCTATTGATTTATCTCCGCTACCATTAGGGTGAACATCACAATAACCGAAACCAAAACCAGTAGTTGTGTTAGTAGATGTAATACTGCCAAGCATTGTACCTGTTAATGTCAACTTGTTATGTGAATCATTATAGTCTGCAAATGACAATTTGTTTGTCTTGTCTAAAGCAGGGTTACCGTTTCTTCCTGTAAAGTAGTTACAATTAAGTGGGAACCAGCTGTGATTATGGAAAGTATTTTTTGTGATTGTTCCAGTTGCACTACCAGTATAATTAATAGAATCTAATTTCCCAAGATTATTTCCTGCTTCTGTATATTTTGTATTATCATTAGGATTAGGATTTTCATAAGTTAAACTAAAGTTCTTTTTAGTAGTATTTTCATAATATAATGAACCTGCAATATCATACCAAGTATCAGGATTTCCCTGACTATCAGCTTGTGCTACTTGAATACAACCTGGTTCAGAGTTATTCCAGAAAGCATTACCATATACTATAAAATCCACACCATATTTATTATTAGGGTCGTTATCAATATTTTTCATATCAAATACTGTATATCCACCAAAATATCCTAGTGATACACCTGTAGATGAAACATTATCTGCCATTAATTTAATACCATCTGTACCTGAAAGATAGATGTCTCCCCATCCACCAACAGTCACACCTTCATTAGTAAACTGACCAGGAGCAGGTAAAAATGCGTAAACAGATGGATCTCCTGCAACGATAGGAGCATCACAAGTGAAGGCAAAATCGTATATTCTCTCTGCACCATTTTTTGCAACTTTAATCGAGAAACTGTGATTTCCTGCTGTACTTGCAGAAATTACATTACCTGCAAATGAAATATTGGAATCAGTAGTACTATAAGTTACTGTTGCATCACTTGCCATAGCAACAGGTTCTATAATGAAAGTAGCTGGAACAATATCACTACCTGTAGTTGATATCAAAGTATAGCTTGGTACATAAGGATCAAAAGGAGCAGATACTGCTACACTTTCATTAAAAGTTACTTTACTAAGAAGAATATCATTATTGATAGAAGCATTAATGATAGTTTCTCCCAGAGCTACTTTTTCAGTAGCTTTCACAGCATTATCTGAACCA
The window above is part of the Vallitalea guaymasensis genome. Proteins encoded here:
- a CDS encoding S-layer homology domain-containing protein, coding for MKYYNKISFISFLIVLIICFNMVAINTNAEELNPVSVTLSQESSLTLTKITETGDMPSSLGAYFISVPKDTQSINVKFNSLSTDTHFLAPRGARKQITGNSVKSNARISSENFLKYNNVSSRQLRRYITNCFNVETLEYTISLSYTPGFPIDQEKLQEEYTDICFDPNLKYQEICIYEYKVPVKLKAVILVQIGESSTAKIDDSILKDCINKARLVSSETYYTIDDRYNGNDSSTINSSDKSKGFYNNLQLELANVSKLFIDNNPENDLIAGITQENVDTATTNLQSAINSLIPITNVNPTLLYEAIKNAENTYNDSSIYTAKSWSAYQNVLNNAKTVLTSLYIQDGEDKGKPTDINKNTYQSEVDTNTEKINKAITGLKKLINANDPSGSDLIDAGEKYENLKALINQFNPEELIESDYTSDSFVTFIQQRNIATDWLDNNEKPNGTTGIPVYEKLKEVYDDYWKSCYGLTSTKEKINVSFKVIDTSAARKKEAFDTKSGIYNLTLSSGASLQDVFNQINGINIHGDYGIFINGIMIDAPSHDLTALFTLNLGDSIGTSQYPLSSIKVQDKDEVVVAYLDAPRHGSSSGANLEGYEAYKVLPYVRLSKITNENMNNNVVETRAGQAISFNVSSVAANLSDYTGKDEPFTGATVFVSSAVEEKNKITTANKETTAFTDDNGNCNYTFYEEGWHSLSVHHKEANNLESKKVTVTGVIAGDTILVHVNPATENETKIIKDKMLTELEEAYYSYRQTNYDANKWKELSGFYENGNTKITNSVTPYEAKTAFDTAVNGMKSIESIDHKTVITPIREVLKYLPSIDEMDQNRLCQSDIPKLEELFSKYNVLTEYQKKLFTFLEDRHIKSLLKAYADSNNGNNLPESKKYKLTIIDETNKFNQFNEHLYCMVDGNIISSARPTKIVGEVKANIKVGLRYKGRNIVGDTCVVESFSDDISVYKMHSPYKSILGEFLMPHHDVTIIVRSIGGDEPTIDDETKLNNAKEAARNAVIATYSNYHSEDYLDDDFTRLTQAKDNGITAINNAVDVVAVATARRAALAAMAAIPTKDDNCGTKLPDYGNVIGKVKITIENETFPSGDFKGTIINGWYDLCENDTMMTVVLKALAVNGYSWEGTGGTNYGITYISSINKGDKSMGEFSGDRGSGWMGTLNDWFVNEGFQSFRAGASNKDYSLENGDEIKVMFTQNLGKDLGGTWGNSDTSLKTLTISGGKLSPTFKKNTTEYGLMIDGDSKNIMITPTAYNKNYLVKTFLNQYNSSSAYYKRTETLSVKNGDIIYIGIGENSWPSMNKQGEEAREYDATKYTIRVYNSKANYVNKLIEGLPVQNKIKLSNYKSYEEAVKAARSNYNKLSSNDKKKVTNLSRLIDAENQLLFYGETYNVKILLKKIPLAGRVKLRHKSEVMAADSAYKKLSSEQKLYITVADVTNYNAAIERLKELGAFDSENDSPSVIMGNTEEPEEEKEEFIKLKPEVSISGNTATLTITGSQAKNAIEDIKKNQAEELIIEPVIKKDVDKVVVKLAKSIIDDLAKNTDAGLTAKSHVAEIKISNKALNSIIESSGSNVSIIVEQTDKEQLSNKNKELVGDKPIYNLYIKVDNKIITKFVGDVTVALPYIPKEDEDINKLSVYYINDNNKVAKMIGAYYDDECESMIFKTDHFSTFAIVYDKDKISFKDVFTTDWYYDSVLYVVEQGLLDDISNNMFRPNENMTRGMFVNVIYKMAGDLQVTEDNLFKDIKIGSTYYDSVVWATYSKIVNGYSNDSFGTNDNITREQIATMMYRYAKLKGYKTTSISDISTYPDNNMISEWAVHSMKWAVSNKIISGSTENMLVPQGTATRGEVASMLKRFMENIVE